The sequence TTATTACATCTGGTTGTTGCACCGTGGCCttttatgaagtgggggatggatatcgtgggtccactaccacaagccaAAGGAAAGGTACGATTTTTGTTagtactcactgattattttactaagtgggtagaTGTAGGTGCcttcaaacaggtgcgagaaaaagaagtcagggaCTTCATTTGGCGgaacatcatatgtcggtttgggGTTCCAAAAGAAATCGTGTGTGATAACGGCCCACAGTTCATAGGTGCGAAAATCAcagaattctttcaaagttggcaaattaaaagaattacttcaacaccttatcatcttgTGGCCAATGGATaagatgaatcaataaataaagtTATTATTAATAACTTGAAGAAGAGGCTAGAAGAGTCAAAAGGTAAATGGCCAGAAGTGTTACCTGGAGTTTTGTGGGTTTACCGAACAACAACGAAAAGAAGTACGGGAGAgataccattttcacttgtgtACGGCGCTGAAGCCTTaatccagttgaaataggtgaaccaaGTACGAGATACACCCAAGCAACCGAAGAGTCAAATGAAGAGGAGATGCGAGTAAATCTCGATTTGCTTGAAGAAAGGAGAGAAACAGCTTTGATAAGGATGGCTGTCCAGAAACAAATTAATGAGCGATATTACAATCGGAAAGCTCATCTTAGGTACTTTAAGATTGGGGACTACGTACTCAAGAAAGTTTTTCAATCAACAAGAGCAGCCAATgcaggaaagttgagtccaaattgggaaggaccttacAAAGTTCAAGGTGTTGCTGGAAAAGGTGAATACGAATTGGAAACCATGGATGGCAAGGTTCTACCCTCGagttggaatgttgttcatctgtagaaatactatttctaaggaaatgaaatacccacggtcaggtatccctcaattacaatttttattttgtgcagttaaaattatactaacaattttagatgataggcaaaaaacTAGCCCgcaccaaatgatgatattaaacCTGAAAGACACGTGAAAGTAACATAATTCCCAGTCTAGGGTTACAACCTTTCTGATGGAAATATaaagggttaagcagtcatcatctaaattaTATATGCCTCCGAGTCCCGTACGTTTTTCctttttcaggaaaaggaccgcatggaagaaataatcaagtgctcgagatttcatacttcaaagctcaaacacttgggggactatatatatAAAGATGGCAAAGAAGAGCAAAGAAGACTGGAAAAATCAGAATTCAAGTCAAGCTTAAAGTCTACCCAACAAATCGAAAGTtcagagcaaagtcacgagcgTTCAAAAATACAAGCCCGATTCAAAAACCTATAAAGAATACACTCGTGGATGTAAATTTCAAAATCTAGGTTAAAGGCAATATTTAGTCATGGGTTGCAAGATATACCCTTGAATATTTTTACAAATCTATTGTAAAGAAAACAGTTACGAAAGAGTTATAGATGATACTTAAATACATTTAAAGCATTATGTAATTTGAAAGTTCGAATGATACAAAACTTTCCTCAAAGTTATTCAAAGAAACGTGTATGTTCCTATCTCTTTTTTCGTATGcttacaccattatgaagttgagacgtcttcttcattaagtgtcgtatataaaagggccctcttttataattcgtgcttgttcacaaaaaaaaaaccatGAAGTAATGAAGCATTTTATATGCAAAAGTTAAAATAATAGAGGGTAAAACAAAAACTccaaataagtggaaaataaagcCCGAACTTTTAAAGATAAAGCAAGGGTAAACTCCTAAAAGAGTGGAACAGAAACTCTAAATAAAGGTATTATAAGAGTTGGACAAAAATTTcataatattataataacttggttaaaactaagtatgaacttagttcCAACCTGATTGtcttatacaaaaaaaaaaccaaaacgaaCTAGGGGTATGATTTTCCAAAACATTATCCCCAAATGGGACCAAGGGTGAACCTCCAAATGTTCCATCAATTAAAAAAACGACATTTCAAACTTTCTTAAAACTTTCACTGAGGGGCAGAAACTGAACCAGTAGGACGAAGAGCAGGATCATCAGAAGCAGGAAGAGTAACTTGAGCGGAAGGAGATTGAATAGCAGCCTCACCAGGAGTAACTTCATCACCCTCGGGAATGTCAGTCACGGGTGAAGAAAAACTCTGACTTTGTTGGGTTTTCTCAATGGTTTCTTTGATCTTTGCAATCTCAGCAGCTAAGTCAAAGCCTTCCCGGCTTGCTTCCATCAAAGCGTCATGACGTGTGTTCAAAAAATCCCAACTTACTTCAACGGCAACCTTATCCTCGAGAGCTTCATAATCTCTTTCCCAATGCTCAATCTCATTCCTAAGCTTCTCATTCATAGTGAAGGCAGCATTATAAGAAGCCTGTAAGGGGCAAGTgaactttccaaaaattaaaCTCTGCTAGAAGACACTCGGAGATCTTCTTGAGCTTGGGTAAGCGTTTGAACAAGCTCACCGGCGTAAGTTTCTTTCTGGTTCAATAGGTCCTTTAGACCTCTGATCTCTTCAGTGGCTTTAGAGAGTTGTTCAGCAAATGAGGACTCAAGAAGGTTTTTATCTTTGCCCGCCTGATTCGAAGAAGTTTTCTCAACCGCTAGTTCTGCTGCTATAACCTTACTTGCTGCTCTAAGGTACACTTATCTTCATCTAAAACCTCCATTTCAAGTTGAAGACCCTCGTACTGCTCTTTCCAATTGTCGGCATCAGTATGATAGTCATTCATAAGCTGCTCCGTATGGATAATCCTTTTCATCATCTCTGTACCGATGAGATTAATCTACACAATGAAGGAAAAAATGTGATACTAGTAAAAGAAAAATCACGCAAAATAAGAAGACAAGGTTTATACCTTTAAAGATGAATGCACAATATCGTTCATCCACGTTAGAGAGCTATGACTTTCTAGTTTGGACTTCTCAACTAGGCCTATCAGTGGTTTCAACCACACGTCAGCTTGGTCTGATGTCATCAAAAGGTTACCATCTGCAGGAACCTCGATGGTAACTTGCTTCATTGCCCTACTGCTACTAGAGGAACCAATTTCAGCATGGGAAGTCGTGGCAGTAGGAACCGTTGAAGAAGTCAAAATAGCCATGGAAGGAGCAATGGAAACAACAGTATGTACAGGCAACTGAGATTCAATTGGAACAGACACAGGAAAAGAGGCAAGAGGTGTTTCCTCAGAAACAAAACCAAAGTTTTCTTCATCAAATCCACGAGAAAAGAGTGGTTTAGCAGAGTCACGGGGTGCTGCAGGCGTCTCCTCATCAGAACTCACTAAAGTGGCACTTTCAGGCTCAAACATGGAAACAGGACGAGGATGAGGAGTAGCTTCGTCATCTGAAATGACCCGTCTTCTAGCTCGTGGCTTACGAACCAATGAACCTTCATCTCGCTCCTCTTCATCTTCAGAGTTCTGTGGTCTATCAGCTTTTCTTTTTCATGAGGAACTCAAGATTATCTCTTGAACCTTTGATAGAGAGAGCCTCGAAGCAGTGATTGATGCAGCACTCACACCCCGAATGGGAAACCCTAGTAAAGAAAAGGGTTAATAAGTCCCAGGGTGAGCATGAGAATAAAGAAGAACGTGAAAAAGAAAGTTACCGTGAGTCTTAACTTTCCACCCAAATCTGTTTGAAAGGTATTTCCAGAACCTTTCTTCCATTGAAGCAACTGTTAATAATttttctacccaaccacggaaatcAGAAATTTCCTCAACAGTTCtcatggttgctgaaaaagaaaagtaaaacagtTACAAGGCTACAAGTTCTTTTTTaaagaagagaaataaaagagtGAAACTAAAACTcacgtgcaaagttccacttaTTAGAGAAGGGCATATTTTCTTCGCCTACTAACTCACTTGTAGGAGAGGCAACAAATCGGGCGTACCAGCCACGGTCTTTGTCGTCTTCAGGACTAACCAAAACTCTCTTACTTCTCGCCACAAGAGTAAAAACCCTATGACAGAATAATTTGGGAGAGTAAAGATGAACCGGATGATAAAAAGTAAAGGGTAACTGAACCACATTTGACAAATATCTAAGGCATGACACTGCCCTCCATACGATAGGGCCAATTTATCCTAAACATACGTCAAAGAAATGGCAAAATTCAATGATGACTGAGTCAATAAGCGGCCTAAAACCTAATGTAAAGGGATATGTATACACAAAAGAAAAACCAGATTTAAAAGAAGTGATCCTTTGATTCTCGTTAGGGACCAGAATCGGGAAGTCGAATTTCCAATGGCAATCTTTACGCACAACAGAAACCAAACCCTCGGTGATTTGGGAAGGGTAAACATCAGCGCGATCGTGAAAAGTCATGGAAGTGACTTGATTTCTAATTGATTCTCTGTCCGAGATAAAGGAAAGTTCAACGGGAATAATCTCGTCAATAGTAGGCTCACGAAGTGGTTCACTAGAATCTCTATTTCTAGCAGAAGATCTATGTGGAAAAGAAGCCCTAGTTCTTGAAGAAGATGGAGGAGTAGAGCTGGGTTGAGAAGAAGAACCACGTACAGAAATTGATCCTAAACTACGCAACCTACCACCTCTCATACTTCTAGTAGGAGCAGAAGAAAGGGGAAGTTCATCTACAATGACAACTTTTCGAGGATCAGGATTTGAGGAAGACATAGTTGTATAAAGAAGTAGAACGTATTAAAGGATAAGAACAAGATGTGAAAAAAGAACACTGAAATTTTTTCGTGAAAGTAAAGGCAAAAGATGTATTTATATGCAGAGGCGACCGTCCTGCAAAAAGGTAATGATAGAAACATCATTATGAAAACTGTCACTTCATGACTGATGCGACTGTAAAAAAGCCCTAAAACCCGTTGTAGAGTTGCAGAGCCAATCGATGATTGCCACGTGTCAcatgcattaaatggaagtgataTACGACGCATCAGTTCAGAAGAAGATACAATGGCACGTGAGAAACGGCGGCAAAAATCCCCGCCATAAatgagatccacttcccaaatattcagttgctgaataaatggaaagtggggggactatctgtaaaTAAATTTTACACGTGGAATTAATTATGTGGTTGACATGGCAAGACATGTGGATCACTAGAAAAGCGACAGCTGGAGAAGAGTATTGGAAAAGGCGTAAGTCTTAATAGGTACGAGCAAAACATTTAAGGGACAAGAAGGAACGGTTGCTCTAGTCTCTTAAAGAGGCACCGGTGAAATGAACCAAGACTATAAAAAGGGCAGATTCATTGATCTTCAATTAATGAGCATGAATGTTACAAACGTTACAGAATCTCATGAAACAGTTACGACTACCAATTATAACGTttcattaatgtcattaatgctcataatgattTAGCCATAAAAGGGGAAAAGACGTTGTACTTAGGAGTCACTATATAAGGGAAAGAAATATCATCTGTAGAGGGATATCCTGATTATTATTGGAATACAATTATTTACTTTTGCTTTCTACTGATTACTTTGCTATTCTAATTCTCTTTCTTACTATAAGAATAtcgattttattgattattagtaacccgagtacttctaaaaataggctttgatcgaaattcctattttttggTTAAGCAATATGTTAGGAGAAATCTATATACTTTAAAACAAGAtaatttagcaatttaacattAACCTAATTCATAGAAACAAACCAAATTACAAACTCTGTATTAGCATAGAAAAAAATATATCAATATATAACCATACAAATACATTTAAAATAATCAAGCAACTATACAAACCCACAAAAAGAAAGTAAAGACAACTATCCAAGTGAGGTGAATTTTGAAATAGGTGAAATGTATAAGGGATCGATCTTTACCGACATctacatgatcatttgtataatTAAACTAACACTTATTTAAATTGGAACTGACATTTGTTAACAAACATTTACTTGAATAAAAAGTAACATTGATTTGAACTAATTCAATGTAATCATATAAAAATCATGTATATTATAGTATATCATATTATCTTCAAGTAAGAGAGCGAGAGAGAGAACTAACCGCTCGAGCTCGATAATTGGCGACGGCAAAGGCAAAGAAGGAAGCAGCAACAACGGGTGAGGGGCTTAGCAACTGCGGGCGAGATGGCGACTGATCGAGAGAGACGAGTGAGAAGCGAGAATTCTTCGTAAGTGGCATGTGTGTGTTTTAGGATTTTCTCAGTTCAATATCATTTGATTATAATTTATGTgttttttattcaaaaaaaattatagaagacCACAAAACAGAAAAAAAGGCAACAGTTGGGTTGGGCATAGGGCTCGAGATATCATGAAATTTGTTCACTTTTGCTATTATATATCCCAAAGACATACCAGTTATTGAAGGATTCAGCAACTTGCATACGGACAACCCTTTCACCTACATAAATGGTGTTAATTTTCTTCGAAGGGTTCCGAGGGCTagtatctcttttcttttttcttgatttttttttttttttttgataaaagtATCTTTTTTTGTGTGTAATAAAACTTTACTTCAATTAGAAACACCAAGGGGTCATTTGGTACGATGGACAAGCAAAAATAATCTTAGAATAAGAATTTGATACCGCCTCATCACTTGTTTGGTTACTAATCCTGGAATAAGTTTTTCCAGGATTAAAAATAGTACCAGATTACTTATACCCCGCCAGAGAGTAGAATAATAATCTCAGGACCAGTGGCGGACCCAGaattttgtgcaagcgggttcaGTCGGAGAAGTCCATAACTAGCATAAGCGGTATAAGCCGTATAAGCGGGTTCAAAATTAATTTCTATACAAAATTTACCTTGCTTTAgccataatttatacatatacaaagtattattttttgacgaagcgggttcagttgaacccactTCTCACCACTTAGGTCCGCCCCTGCTCAGTACAAGTTATCCCACGATAAAGTAGTAAAATTAAAAATCTCAGAATTGATACAGCATACCAAATAGTCAGTAATAAATAATACCAGAATAACTAATCACAGCATAACTAGTCCCGGTATAACTTGTCCTCAAACCAAACGATCCCTAATAGTACAAATTTTGGAGCTAACTTCCACAAGTTTGAGTGTGACGGCCAAAAAGTAACTATAAGGAGGAAGTCCCGACTATAAAAGGATTGGGTTAATTTCACGAAAGGTTACTCAATTTTCATTTTATTGCACCAaggttattaaatattttttgtaatgaaAAAGTTATTCAAGTTTATTTAAGTACTAATCATTTAAGTCACTAAACTATTTATTGAAACAAAAATAAAGTCACTCGATTTTGCGTAATTATTTCAGAAACTCACTAGGAGAACACAAAGGAGACATGTTCTATATATGATACTTGGGTCAACTTGAGTGACTTTTAGGTTTACAAAAACATTTGGCTTTCCATTATATATAGGCAAAGTCAAGTAACTTCTTTgttgtaaaatataatttaatgaCTTTGATGCTAAAAAGTTGAATAACCATCCGTGAATTACGATTAAGGAGCAATAGTGCATATCCGTATTactgataaaaaaaaaaactaagaaaatgttaaatatattttttaggtGAAAACAAAAAATTTTATTAATCACCAATACCCCAATAAAACAATCATAACGAAGCCAAAACACGGCCCCTAATTGCCTATACTACAGCTACAGTAAAGAAGCCCCTCCTATCCCCCATTTCCTTTATCATTGTTTCTAATCTACTCCTTTCAACTCTTCCTATACAACAATTGGTCTATCCATTCCCACTCAATCCTACTACTCTTCTTATTCAAAATTGTTACTACTCTAATCTTACAATATTGTTGGACTTGTTCATATATCACTCACGGAGTTGGGACTTTGTAGTTTCATAGGGCCATTCCTGCCCTCCAGATTCTATACATTAGCGCAGCCACCATTGATGTGACAAAATCCCTACAGATTTTCCCTTTAACCCCTCTTACTACCCTTCGCCAAATCCCCTTTATATTGTTTCGATTATGCCGCTATGCACCCATTGCAACAGTAGTTGAAGACATCTCGGAGAGTTTGCACTCAAAGAACAGATGTTCCACAGTCTCCAGTTGATTTCCACATATTAGACACCAGCTATCTTGGCTAATCCTCATCTTTAGTAGCATGTCCCTCGTTAACAGTCTCTTATGGATAGCAAGCCAACTGATAAAGCAGTGCTTGGGAACATTCAGCCTGCTCCAAACCCCCCTGTACCATGGCCAATCTTCTATAGTCCCCTTCCTCCACTGGTACCCACTACGCACTTAGTATCTACCATCCTGTTTAAGCCAGCCATTGTTCACAAACCCCCCGGCAAATTTGTTCCTTATTGAACAAATTTTTCTCCGGAACCGTCAGATGGAGGAGAGTATTGCCACCATGGTCTATCCTTTATATACAAGTGGTTTACCCACTTAACCCATAAAATGTTGAATATATGAACTATATGTAATAAACATTTGCTAATACATTTTCTCTAATATTAGAAGCAACAGTTTGGGTCCTTCAGCTGCATGTATCATCAAAGTTATAACTATTTATTTCTAACTATTTTTACGCACAAGAttatttttgtaacgacccgactggtcgttttgagtatttgcacttcgctcggtagtttacgggcgtgagtagctccgtatgatgtattttgacttatgtgaatcgtcggttttgattttcaggttattcgggtgatttgaaagaatgattctcgactagggagctttaaatttgaaagaattgactgaatttaactttttagtatttgacctcggattggaattttgatggttctgttagctccattgggtaattttggacttaggagcgcgtcagGATTGTGATGTGGAGGTCCGTaattgaatttggctcgaaatggcgaaagttggatttttttagaaagtttgaccgagtagactttttgatatcggggtcggatttcagttccggaagttggagcaggcccgtaatgtcaaatgtgacttgtgtgcaaaatttgaggtcaatcggacgggATTTGTTATGTTTCGGCATCGGTCGGGGAAGTTTGAAGTTTCCAAGTTCATTGTTTttggattgaggtgtgattcgtcatttcgatattgttatgtgtgttttgaaccCTCGAATAAGTCTGCGTTacgttatgggacttgttggtatgtttggacgtggtcccgaggggctcgggtgagtttcggataggtttgggttgtgttgtgctcatttttttatgttttgacgtTGTTTTTTCAAGTataaatggtactacattaagcaaatgagctacaaattctgtttttattgaagcattagatccgtattgtaattacggagccatagtaAAAAGAAttatcgaatttggacatcgtatgaggagtttatggtcattttactaagaattgggttgccagatttttccagattaattacgaaattgtcactgatttcgtatttaaaaatctacactatttccaaatattgaaaccaacatatcttcttcaatataaggtcaaatggagtgattcaagagcctaacttgactagaatttaacaaggaatccattggaagCATCAAAAACGAGTTTCGAGATTATTTGgcacaagaaacgaggcagaacagtgttaaaacgagggttttgttcatttaacatattttaagttggggagctcggaattgGGAAATTCTTTAGgggattttcaccatatgaattggggtaagtgttctctactcagttttggttatattccatgaatctatcttcgattttagcttttggctgatgaattttaaagaggaaattgggggttttggcctaaagtttcataatatgaatttttgagttttgaacatcgatttggagtcggaattgagtgaaactagtatggttggactcgtaattgaatgggtttccggattttgtgagttttgtgagcccgggtgtgatttttggccgaatttgggatttgatttaggattcgatctttattatttgaaattgtttccttgggctttatttgatgtatttgagttgcttttggctagtttcgagtcgttcggaggtatTACGCGTGTGATGGCATTTTtagagcatcgtttggcttgctcggtattgttattggcttgttcaaggtaagtgttttgcctaactttgttgagggaatttttcctcctatttgtcattgtttgctacatgcgggggtgatacatatatgaggtgatgagcgtatatgtatgtgtctgggttaatcatgctcgggggtggATTATGTTACATTTGTGTTTGTAGAATTTCgtgaccttcttgcttcatgCCTCACTTGACTTCTAGATATTGAGAACATCGTATTAAATGTTTGAATCGAGACTTAGTCTaatataacttgatcaaatttgatggaattctgagaatacattgatgCGTCTAATTCGGTCATCTCTATGCATAATCATTAATATATTGCTATGGCCGATATTTTGAGATGCTAGATCTCATACTTGTGTTGTTGATAAATTGTGGGATTTGTGGAAGTACTTGAATTATATGGCCCTTGAGAGTTCATTGAatcattgttggcttgtaaaGTAGTGATTAAGAATTTGTTTGGAATATTCGTTGAACACTCTCCTCGATTTTATTTATACTTCTTGCCTTGTCATTTTATTGACAtgcatatgcttggtaaggaagagtgtaaagcacgaagggtgatgccgtgtcattttatattcattatcatgtgaCGAAGaatgtaaaacacgaagggtgatgccatgccattttatattcattatcatgtgaggaagagtgtaaagcacgaagagtgatgccgtggcattttatattcattatcatgtgaggaagagtgtaaagcacgaagggtgatgccgtgtcatttcatTCATATTGTTATGCTTTTAATATCATGaggtcatggcacgaagggtgtttccgtgaaGGTGAGGATGAGGGACATGCTAAATAATGTGATATTTGTTTCTCGTGTATATGAATATGCCCTTACCTTTagctgttattgttgtatttacaTATATTTGTGTGACTCTTTTTAATGTCCCATACTTTAcctctatctcaattgttgttgcaCTGTCCATGTCTTTTATTGCTTAACTTGCAAATACCATACCTATTTCCtgcttttataattatactcATGTTGTATCTATTCGGTTGCACTATAGTATAAGTCTTCCACCATGCTAGCCATTCATGCCCTTATTTGTCAACTTGTAAAGATCATGTATTTTCgtcttatttgttatatttgtatttaGGCCTCCAATATGCTAGTTAATTGAAGTTAATATTTCTTGTtttccaattgttgttattactcacGTGTTTTCCGCTTAGTCTTTTACTGTTGCCCACATGTGTATCCTTGTCCATTGTTGtacttgcgtatttcctactttgtaaTTCCTGTTATCGATATTTCTATCATCTGGTTGGTTCTGTTACTCGTACATTTGGGAGGATGAGTTGAACacacgaagggtgttgtcatgCTGATTTGTcacaaataaattatatatatatgtggtgAGGCAGAGATAGAAGCACAAAAGGTGTTACCGTGCCATTTGACGTGATATCTTGGATATACTTCTTATACCAGGAAAAATTGTAAATCTACTACTGAGATTCCTTTTAGTAATTGTTGATTGTCTCGCAGAGTTGTATACGGTACTTTTATCTGTTATGCTTTGAACTGCTTTTACTATTAACATAATGTACAGGTTATAACAATAAGCATCTTTTAActaaaagcctcgtcactacttcgacgaggttagacaaaatacttaccagtacatggggtcggttgtactgatactacacttctgtatgaTGTGTACAGATTTGTGAAGTTGAGTTGCTGGTAGGGGTGTACGAAGAAAACCGACAAACttcaccaacccgataatccgagtcaaaccgagaaaaaaaaacccgactatggtttggtttgatttggtttggtattagaaaaaaaaatcgatcataattggtttggtttggttttaactaaagaaagtcaaaccgaaaccaaaccaacccgacattacatatatagaaattttagatatatttaatatataaatatacttattgtgatgtaatttataaatatttcttaaaagatttcataattttatcttttgaggtattatttcaaggttggacttataACTTTGGAATAttcttatttaatttactaagttttatagccataaacattagtaaattaaatagtgctaacaaaagcccaaataaaaatcaaatcaataataatgctaacaaaagacattcaattcaatactacgaacgggaatgtattgaatatctatttttgttttgcaataatttagataaaaatgcataacctatttttattttttctttagcgtttagtcatgcaattaatactcccttattagtctacttattttagcatgacttagcacttttagattatgtttatttttattatggctttttaaatagtaatatttatattacataattttattgtctttattgtcgAATATTTTAAGATAATGACATGacatatctcatattttgtattattttcttggaaaatactttatatagttgtatcttactaggaataaagaaatattttgagcacatgGAAGTCATActttatatattttgaaaaaaatatttgtttagttTGTTGCAAAAGATGGAAGTCAGCTGAGCACTTACCTAagtttcaaatttttcaaaataaaataggaGGATAggcaaaaatctcaatttcaattgAAAGAATAAGTTAGAATGAAAAGTTTTTGATTTATCTATCATTATAGGCAGACAGCACTAACAAAGATaaagtgacagacatataaaaGAAATTGATTCATCATCTGTAACATGAATAATAGTGGGAAAAAATACGTCATACTACATTTATGACCTTCGCTCTTTTACTTAATAGAGGTAATAAGGACCAACATAACTTTATTTCCCCAATTATCTAGTCTTTATGATTGAGTTTATTCTTCGTCTAGATCAGCTGTAGCAGTTACTTTGCTACAAGAGAAGGATAAATTGCTATTCTGTTACCGAATTTGATCTTGTTTGTTTGCCATTTTGTGCCACAAGCTTAGATTTAAAAGGACAATCAAATTATCCATCAAATCCGTTAATACTTCCTATCTTATTTCCTCTTGTCAAAAATAGTACACAAACAGTGgggaaaaaaacaaaagagattctgtgtttgtgtgtgtgtgtgtgtcttgtGAGAGGAGAGAGAGACCTCATCGCTCGGAGGAGTTTGATCGAGCAGTCGGGTAATCTCAATATGCTGTGCCATCCGTCTTAGATAAACTTTGTTGAAACTGCAAAATtccacagagagagagagaaagtacTTTATCAAAATCTTTTGCTCAATTCATAGATGATC is a genomic window of Nicotiana tabacum cultivar K326 chromosome 16, ASM71507v2, whole genome shotgun sequence containing:
- the LOC107794253 gene encoding uncharacterized protein LOC107794253 produces the protein MFEPESATLVSSDEETPAAPRDSAKPLFSRGFDEENFGFVSEETPLASFPVSVPIESQLPVHTVVSIAPSMAILTSSTVPTATTSHAEIGSSSSSRAMKQVTIEVPADGNLLMTSDQADVWLKPLIGLVEKSKLESHSSLTWMNDIVHSSLKINLIGTEMMKRIIHTEQLMNDYHTDADNWKEQYEGLQLEMEVLDEDKCTLEQQVRL